The Bacteroides fragilis NCTC 9343 genome includes the window AAAGTTATAAATTTGCAACTAACACGTGAATAAATCTCCCCGAATGGTCGATTATTCACCGAACATTAATCGCTGAGAAAAAATATGAATAATTGGATTGCAACAGAAGGAAGCCCATTTGTCATTGTTGAGCAACAATATGCCCATCAATGGAACGGTCAAGAAGACTACAATGCTATATGTAGCGTAACAGATTACTTGGGGAAAATCTATATAGACAATCATGTCCTATTGGTAATGGGAGATGAACCGATGGCTACACGCATAGTAAATAAAGATGAAGCAATCTTAATAATTCGTTGGAAGTATGCTCCCGATTATCTAACGGTGGAAAAACTTCTGGAGAATGATATAGTAACTGGAGCAGAACCGATAGAAGAAGTTGAAGTAAAATGGGATTCTACTGAATTAGTCCTATTTGATTCTTTGTCTCCCTATTGTGAAGCATCGGTTAAAGTGTTTTTATCACTACAAAAAACATCTTGTATAATAAAAACTTATCATTACCAAAAAGACGAAGTATCTTTAATAATACATTCAATCCAATAAAGACGATTAACATGCGGCTAAACCTCCCCAGAAAAAGGTCGGTTAGCCACCAAACATTACCGATTAACAATGACAATATGAAATGGTATAAAATATACTTGAATGGAGAAAATCGAATATGGAAGAAATGTATTACATATTCGTGGGAGTTTATATATGAAGATAAAGAAATTAATTTTCAAAGAATTATAGATTCATCTTCATCGGAAAGGTATCAAATAAAAGCTCTTATCAAAGGTAAGGGGCTAATCGCTAAAAGTATATCTGGATTTGGGCAAATAAGAATGCCAGAATTTGCTGAAGTCAGCCATTTGTTTCTTGTCAGAGAAGATATATTGAATATAAACGAATTGTCCTCCATAAAAGGAATTTCTTTAAAAAGGGTTTCAGTACATGGAGATTTCCCACTTGATTATATGGCAATTATTTTTAATGAAGTAATTGATTGTGTTGACAATATTCATTCCAAACGAGAAGAATTTGAATGCATGAGTACACTTGTGTTAGATATGTCTAAAATACCTTCATCTGTAGATGGGTTCTTTTTAAAAGGGTGGAATAAATACGGTTTTTATAAAAACATTGTCAATGAAAATATGAAAATGCAATTACTTCATTTGTATAAGGCAAATGAGTTTTTAAAATTTAAAGAAATAGAAATAAATGGCACATCGGTAACAAATGGATAAATCTCCGTAAGAGAGATTATCCGCCGAACATTATCTGCCCATAAAAAGAATGAATATGAAAATAGAATTAGAAAATTGCGAAAAGAGTCTTACTCTCAAAGATTTTGAAGAAATTGAGAGTAATTTGGGTTATGTCTTGCCGAAAAGACTGAAAGAGTTCTACTTGAAATGGAACGGAGGAAAGCCAAAGCAGCAAACAATCTGTATAAACAGATATTATGAGGTGGAAATTATGCGTTTTATGGCTCTCAATACCGTAGAAGAAAAAAACTTGGCACAGCGGAGCAGTGATTCTAATTATATAAATATCCTTATTTTTGCTATATCATGGATGGGAGAAAGAATCGCAGTCAATATAACAAACGGGGCTATTTATGGGTATCCAGTTGTCGGTTTTACAGAAATTGAAGGTGCTTTTGTTTTCGGTGAACCACGGTTGATTGCAGATTCAACAGATGATTTCTTTGATAATCTCGTTGTTAAATCTGCATTGGAAGATATACTGCCTGATGCAGAAGAATGTGTTATGCCTGAACTTTCAGATTGCTCTGTTCCGTTAACAAAAGAAGATATAAAGGATTTTGAGATGGAGTTGAATATAAAGATTCCGGCAGCCATGAAGAATTTTTATCTAAAGTTCAACGGCGGTATGCCATCACCATATTGTTTTCAACCGCAGGACGAGGATTTGGATTGGGTTGAGATAAATGCGTTCTTTCCGATAAAGGAACGCACCAATGCTTTTGAAACAATTGAAGTCATAGCCAAAGATATATGGAGTAAGAATTTAATGCCATGCAACCTGTTGCCTTTTGCTATGGATTCGGGTGGAAACTATTATACGTTGAACTTGAAGAATAAAAAGATTTACTATTACTTGACTGACGAGTGGGACGAAAACGCTTCAAAAGAATACAACTTTGAAACAAATACCCGTTATATCGCCCAGTCATTCAATTATTTTATAAATCATTTTATCGAAGAAGAGGAATAAAGCGGGCAGATAACAAGCGGATGAATCGCCCCGAAAAGGTCGATTATCCACCGGACATTAGCAGTCAATAAAAAAAAGGAAGAAATGGAAAACGAAGAAGTATTAAATCAATTTGGAAAAATGTATATAGAGAGTGTGAGAGATAATAGTTTACACACTCTTGATAATATCCTTAATGGAGGTGCAAAAGCTTCATCAATAAAAAAATTGAATGAGGAACTAAAAAGTCTATCTCTTACTACCGATACCATAAAACTAATTCAGAGGATTGCGACACGGATGGTTGATGCAACTTTGCATAATACACTTTTCCTCTTTGAGCAAGAACTTGATGGCTGGCAAATTTCAAATCCAGACGAAGAGATAGATTCGATAGCCAATATTTCTGATGGCTTGTCAGGCGAACTATATTCGTCAAACGGATGGATTAAGAAATATAGTCGTTATGAAGATTGTGAATGAGACTGCTAACAAACAGCAAACCGACTGAATAAGCGGAACGCTGCCAGACATTAGTCGCTTGAAAAATAAAAAGAAAAAATATGAGTGCATTTACAGAAATAATGGAATACATTCAGACTTTTGAAAAGTATGGATGTAAAGAATATGAAAACGGGACAAAAGAATACGGTCATGCACCTTTCATTGCTCCTGAAGCATATAATTTTTGCGTCTTTGCTACGCTAAATGAAGATGATATTGTTGAGTTAGAACGAGATTTGAAAAGAGAAATTCCGTCTCAATTCCGCTCGTTTCTAATGACAGATACAAATGGATTACATCTTTTCCACCATTTCAGTTTATATGGAATGAGAAAATCTTACAACCGAGATTTAAATGCAACTCCGGCGCCTTTTGGCTTACTTGAGCCGAACATTTACGAAAAACCTAAAAATGCAAAAGACACTTATTTTTTCATAGGCGGATATAGATATGATGGTTCGAAGCTCTATATAGACTCTGAAGATGGAAAAGTTCATTTCTGTAAACGTAGAGATGCTTCATCTCTTTTAGCTTGGGATTCATTTGAGGATATGCTTTTATCTGAATCCAAAAGAATATTTACTCTTTATGATGATAGAGGTAGAATGCTTGTGCCAAGCGAAAAAACACTACCGATATAGAATTAAGCGACTAACAAACAGCACTACCACTTAAAGCGGAACGCTGTCAAACCATTAGCAGTTTAGAATTAAATATTATGGATAAAGAGCAATTCAAATCAATAGTTCATCCAGTAATGAAAGCGAATAGCTTTCGTAGAAAAGGAAATTCGTGGTATAAGACTACTGCCGAATGTATAGTTGTATTCAATCTCCAACACTCTTTGTATGGAAAGATGTTTTATATAAACTTGGCGGCTTTATTACGTAAAGGCGATGATTTATTATTTCCTAAAGAATATCAATGTGATATTAGAATGCGCTTCCCAATAATGGAAATTGAAGGGTATTCCACACAAATGATATTAGATTTAGAATCGACTATTGATGAACAGTTGCGTTCACGATTAATTGAAAATATCATAAATATTTCAATACCCATTTTGCAAAAATTAGAATCAATAGATGGGATAATTGAACTATATGGAGAAAAACCGGAACTTAATAATATTTATCCCTTTAGTTCAATTCTGTATAGGAAAGAAATGAATAACAAGTTAAAGGCTATTTAGAAAATAAACTGCTAACAAACAGCAAACCGACTGAATAAGCGGAACGCTGCAAACCATTATCCAACAAATAAAATAATAGTAAATATGGAACTAACATTGAATTTGAACTCACGTTTGCAACCCATGCACAGACATGATTTGGAAGATGCTCTTCAAGAAATTCTTGAAAAAATAAATCTGGGAGAAGTAATGGGTGGAGGAACACTACAAAATCCACAAACCGGAGAAATTGAATCTTGTGATATAGAAATTCACTTAAATGATGATAAACAAGATAGTATAAATCGTTTGGTGGAACTTGTTAATAAAATAGGTATTCCCAAAGGTTCAGCATTATTATGTATGGTACCTGAATTTAAGATAGAAGTAGGAACTTTAGAGGGATTGGCTTATTATGGCAATGGAACGGAATTGCCGGATGAAGTTTATGAGAGTTGTGACATCAATCACGTCATTGAGCAGATGACATCAGCTATGGAGAACATAGGTAGCTTTTATAGTTATTGGGAAGGGAATGAATGGACAGCTTTGTATTTTTATGGGACTTCATTTGTTGAAATGAAACAAAAAATAGAACCATTCATTGCTTCTTATCCCTTATGTCAGAAATGCCGAATAGAACAAATTGCGTAATTGGATAACATGCACCTATGCTACCTAACAGTGGAAAGCTGCATCCCATTACAGCTATGGATATAACGAATAGAATTATTGTCGCCTTACTGGAACGAATGAAAAGTAGAAACAAGAACTTTTCATTATCAAGACCTAAGTTTCATCAGTTGTTTCAAATAAATCCCGATGGCTACTTATGGTATGGCAAGAAACTGGAGCGGCATTTACTTAACAAATATGGAGAATCGGCTGATACATTGAAATATCTTGATATGTATTATTTCATTGACAATATCGTGCGGTTGTATTACATGCCTAAAAATTCAAATTCGGAGGAAAACGAGTTTGGAAAGCTATACGCTTATGGCTCCATAATAGGGTTACACCGTTGTCATATTCCAGATAAGCGAATATATCTGAACCGATTGTTAAACACTTTACTATTCTGTTGTCCGACTTCTGAAGAATATATCCGTAGATTCCGCTGGCAAAAAAACGGTATATATTACAAATCGCAGGATGTGGAAGTTCTTATTGCCGATACATTTACAGAAATACGGGAATCGGACAAACAATCAGAATCCATTGAAATAGTTGAGTCAATAGTCAATGAGACATACCGTTATCTGGTAGGCTCAAATACGGGGCTTCCATTTGTCCGTTCGGAAACTTTATTGCACTACAACCTGAACCCATCTGATTATATGTGGCTATATCAGCACGATAAGGAATTGTTTTATACTTGTCTTGATACAGCAGCATTACAGTCGGAGATTTTCAGTTACAAGTCATTTGTGTACAATTTCAACCTGTATATTCTAAAAGACGCAAATATATTGGATGAATTGTCCAGATATTCCAAATGTTATGAAGCCGTTTTAGAACTGCTTTTCAAATCCGATTCAATTATGCAGAACTCCGTTATTCGGCAAATCAAATTATGTAGAAATGAAGATACCATTAAACAGAATAACAGATTGGATGCTATTAACAAATGGTTCAACTCCCTAAACAAGATTGGTTAGCCACAGAACATTATAAATTCGTAAAATAAAATATGATTGAAGCACTGAAAAATATAGGATTCGTCGTTACAGAACGATTGGAAAGAAAAGAATTAAGCTCTGATTTACAAAATCGGTATTCCGAACTTCCTGCGGACTATCAGGAGTTTTTACAACGGTTTCAGACAATCACGAATGAAAGTGATAATGTATGGTTTAATTCCATAGAGGACTTTAACGGAGAAAGCGATAGCGGATTCCGTTGGAATGAATTTGAGCTGATGGGACTTGAGGCGTTGGCAGATGATAAGGAATCCTGTGATATGATACGCCTGTTTTGGGATAGCCATATTCCTATTCTTATGTCAGTAAAAGATGGATACCAATATTTGTGCATAGATTTATCTCCGGAAAATTACGGTAAAATCTATTATGGAGTTGAACCTGAATTTGAAGATTCGGCAGAATTTGTTTGCGATAGCTTCAATCATTTATTGGAAATGTTGTCTTCCAATGAAAAGGACGATATACTGACAAATTTCAAATAGGGTTTATAGTAAACAGAGGGACATTGTAAAATAAACAAAATGAAATATTTTAGATTTGTTTGTGAAATTAAGGCAAAGTCATCGGAGGATGTGAATAAATCCCGTGATTGTATAAATGAGGTTGGAATATACTGTGCATACTTGTCAAGAATGTATGAATATTATTTTCCTGCCACACAAACAGATAATGTTGTTTCTATAACCGTTTGTTTGATTGATAATTTACAAAAGACGAAATACCCAACGTCATGTGATATGAAGGTTGTATCAAATGTTGTAAATATCGACAAGTTCAACCAATTAACTCCCAAAGACAAGTCATTTTATATTATTGATTTATGTCAGCAGGCTATAATGTCATTAGTATATGAAATGCAATGGAATACGGAAGTTTTCGAACATACCTACGATAAAATCATAAGTATGGGTGGACTCTTCCGGGAATATTGGCGAAAGGCAAAGAGTTCGCCTAACAAGCAACTGAAAGCTCAAATATATTTTGAAGATGATTATGAGAAAGATGGTATATACATTGACTTTACTGATAAAAGAGGGAAACTTATAAAACGGGTTCAGTTTGCTCCAAAGGGTTATCAAATCTATTGCAAAGGTATCAGTGAGCTACAATGGCAAGATAATTCACACGTGATAATAAAGAGGGCTTTTGGTCATGGTTTTACAAAAACAAGTGACTATTGGATGATTGGAGTCGATGGTAGTATAGAATACCATTCTCCAAGAGTTGAAAATACAGAAATCAATACGCATGGACTTTTTGATTTAGGTATTCTCTATTGGGAAGGAAAAACAATTATGCAAAACCCCAATAAGGGGCTCGAATTAATCAAGAAAGCTGCGGATCTGAACAACAAGCATGCACAGAAATGGCTTGAAAGAAATATGAAACAAAGAACTGATAGCGAACAAAAAAACGACTGAAAAGCGGAATGCTATCAAACAGTAACATCACAAATCGCAATACATCCATAATCTTATGAATAATGTAATTGAAAAAAAAGATAGAAAACAAATTACGAAAGATTGAATACCTAATATGCCAACATACACAAGAATACTCACACCATTGCCGGATTTCATCATTTTGACGGATGAAATACTAACACAATATAATGCATCTGTTTTTCTGGAAGTAAAAAGAAATGATGCCATTATAAATAGACGTATAGTTGCCGATGATATAGCTCGTTTTGTGCGAAGTGACCGAGATAAAAACTTACATTTCTATATAACAACACTTTCGTTGGAGGATGAAAATAGCTTCAATTTCTATGATGATGCACTCTGCAAGTTTGTGATAGAAGGTAGAGGTGGTAGAGAGAATGTATCAGAATTAGAAATGTTGGAATTAAGAATTATGTCAAAAACACCTGATAGCATTATAAACAAAATATCTAATGCCATAAACTCAAAGTTGCGAAAAGATATAGGATATGGTAGCCTAACTATAAAAGGTAACTATAAGGTGTTTTATAATAAGGCAGATTTAGGGAAAAAGAAATTTGTTTATGATATATATAATCCCTTATTGCCAATAATTGAGATAGAAAACAATGAGGATTAGTGAGATATTGATTATACCCAACATATAAATCCGAGGTGAAACATCAGTGCGACATTCACCACGGTCAGGGCGATAGCGATAAGGACTATTTTGGCGAGCTTCCTGCCGGGATGTTTCATCTTTCCGTAATATTCACGAAGTGCTTCACGCCGCCCGGCTGTGTAGCGGAGCTGACAGAACAAGTCGGGAAGAAAGCAAAGAATCATCACTATGGCAAAAGCAACAATCCAACTGAAATAGCGAAACATCAACGGTGTTCCAAGCGGTACGAGTATGGCAAAGAGCCAGCAAAAGAGCAACAGCATACGCCCGTTAAGGTTGGTATGCTCCCTTTCGTGCCATATCTCGGCTACATACCACATATAGTCGATGAAGCAGAACCGGTATTTGCGATTGTCCTTATCCATATCATTACAAAAATAATGTATTTTGCCCACTTAACCATTACTTCATGCCGAAAAACACCATACCCGATAAAAAGAACCTCGCCGGCTTGTTCTTGCCGACGGGGTATTTTTATCCTCACTTGTCCTTAATCAGATGCGACAGCTCCGGATCAGCCTTGATGCGCCCGATTTCGTCAGCGACAATCTGCCTGACCTCGCTCTTGATGCGGTAGTAGTTGGCGTCGATCTGCTGCTGCATGGTGTCGTTGCCATCCTTGTCGGTGAAGTCGATGATCTGCGGTATCTTCACGTAGCGGGCGGTCTCCCGCCTGACCTGCTCGTTATCCACTACAATCTCGGCATGGAAAATCTTCTGCTCGATGCGCTCGTCGAAATTGTCGGCTACCGCACCGACGAACATACCCTGCGTGAGGTTGGAAATCTTGCTCGCCGGGATAAGGCTGTCCATCTGGGTGTTGATGGAGACGGAGGTCTCGTTCCGGTTGATGGTCATGTTCTGCCGTTTCTGCAAGACCTTGCCGAAACGCTCGGACAGTGTCTTGGCGGTTTCGGCAACTACCTGACCTGCAAATACATTGCCGACGGTATTACAGATTACAGCGGACTCTTTGTCTCCGTAATCACGCTTCAACTGGCTAAAATCCTGAAAGCCGAGCATGACGGCTACCTTGTTGCTTCGGGCGGTGGCAATCAGGTTATCCAGCCCACGCATGTAGATGGTGGGCAGCTCGTCGATAATCACGGCGGATTTGAGCCGTTTCTTCTTGTTGATGAGCTTCACGATGCGGGAGTTGTACAGTCCCAACGCCGCCCCGTAAATGCCCTGCCTGTCGGGATTGTTACCGACTACCAGCACTTTCGGCTCTTCGGGATTGTTGATGTCGAGGGTGAAATCGTCCGCCGTCATCACCCAATAGAGAGCCGGGGAAATCATGCGGGAAAGCGGTATCTTGGCACTGGCAATCTGCCCCTGCAACTGCTCCACCGCCGAGGATTCCCATGCGTCCATAAAGGGAGAAAGGTAGTTCTCCAGCTCCGGATACGAGGTGAGGATAGGGAAAATGTCGGCGTACTTGCGGTTCAGGAACTCGATGGCATGGGGAAAGGTGCAATACTTGCCGTTCTTGTAGATTTTGAGATACCATATAATACTGGCTAACAGAATGATAGGCGATTCCACGAAGAAGTCGCCCTGCTTGGAAATCCACGTGCGGTTCAAATTTAACATAATCGTGTAGGCACTCTCGTAGGCATCGGATATGTCGGTCATGAAGTCCGGGTGGATGGGGTTGCAGCGGTGGCTCTCCCTCGGGTTGTCGAAGTTTATCACGTAGAACTTGGGCTTGACCTTGTAGCCGTCCAAATGGGCGAGCAAGTGGTTGTAGGCTATCTCGGAGAGGTCGGGGTACTTGAAATCATACAGGAAAAGCGAATAGCCCTTCTCGATGGTCTGTTTTATGTACTGGTTGATTATCGCATAGGACTTGCCCGAACCGGGCGTGCCCAAGACCATCGTCGCACGGAAGGGATTGACAAGGTTGATCCATCCGTCATACGCCCTGCCCCTGAACCAGAAGCGGGTGCGGAGGTTGACGGAATACTCGTTCTCCTTCAGCTCGGTCTCCTGCATGAAGGATTCGTTCTCGACGTTGAACACGTCTTCGAGCAGGTCGGTCTTCAGCAGGCGGGACATCCACAGCCCCGCCATGAGCAGGCAGATATACCCGGCGGTAAGGGTGGCGATATACAGCACGGTGTCCGCCGGAAACGGCAGAGGAAGGGTGAGCAACCACCCGTTGCCGAAAAAGAGCAGCAAGCCGGACACGCCGCAAAGGATGATCCTGCGCCACGTGATTTTCTGTTCCTTCACGCCCTTTGTGCCGAGGCAGCTAAGGGCGAGGAACAGCACGGCGAAGAGCTTCGTCCAGAGGATATTGGAGAACAGCCCGGCGGTACGCTGGAAGCCGAGCAATATCCTATCGACCACGCCGATGTCGATGCCCCACTCCCGGACGGACTGGTAACAGAACCAATAGATATTGATGACTACAAATAAAATGCTTATCGCACGCATGAACTCCATGACTTTGGCGAGTCCACGCAAATCGTCTTCATTTTGCATAATTCGTTGAAAATTAATGATAAAACTTCGTTTTATTATGTATATGTACTTTTTCTTTTGTCTTGACACAAAAGAAAAAGATACCAAAAAGAAAAAGTCAAGACTGCATTTTCGCAGCTACTCTCTTCCTGCGTTTCGCTAAAGAAAAAGAATTGCCTACGGCGAAAGTCCTACGTTCGGCATAGCCCAAACATGTTTGGCTCTGCTCTCACTTAAACGGACTTTTCGCTTCGCTCAAACAGCTTTTTCTTTTTAACGCTACACTCCGGTCGTTCGCTTTACGCTGCGAAAATGAGGTCGGTATGCCATGCGGATGGGCATTGTTACTGTTGCCTTCCATATTTGCGTTTTTTCTTCCTTTTTCGGAGCGGTACGGGCTGGTCGCCGGACGCTCCGCCGGGTACGGGGGCAAAGAGATTGAAGGCGGCCGCCACATTCTGGGTGGTGCCGTCCTTGTGGTCGGGACGGTAGCCGGTATCCTGTCCGTCCCATTGGGATATGTCCGTATGCTCCTGCTGCCGGGTGGGATGTTCCACTTCGGCGGAGGGTTGCGGCAGGTGAATGCCTTCCTGCCCGGCGAAAAGGTCGTTGAACACACCTGCGGAGAACTCCTTGCCCAGACGGGAGCCGTTGAAGACGGCTTTGGCGGCATGGTCGATGAAGGTCGCCCCATAGATGCGCCCGGTTTCATTCTGACGGAATACCACGCCGATACCCTGCCGCATGAGTTCCCGCTCGAACTGCGCCCGGTCATGCCCTGCGGTCTGCATGGCGGCGGCAACCTTTCCGGCGGTGGCGGCGGCGACCTCCTTGTGGGTCTTTTCCCATGCGGCAGCGTTGTGCATCCGCCTTTCGAGGGCTGCGACGCCCGTCTCCTTGCCGAACACGGAGGACTTGAAAGGCTTGCCGATCTTGTTGCCCTCCCTGTCGGTTGCCGAATAGGTCAAGCCGTGATACTCCCGTCCGCCGTATTCCCCCTTCACCTCGTCCACCGTGATGCCGTAAAGGGAAAGCACCGCCCTGTATTCGCCCAATGTACGGAAACGCCACTCCCGGGCTATCGGGCGGATGACTCCCGCCAACTGCCCCTTGAGGTTGCCGTCCCCGTAACCGACGGGCGACAAGGGCAGCCCCTCCTTCCACTGCTTGGGCGTAGCCAGAACAAGACCGAACTGCCGTTCCAGCTCCCGGCAAACCTTCATCGAACGTCCGTGCTCGTAGCTGTCGGAAATCGCCCGCCCGGTTTCGTCCACCCGGACGGAGACGATGTGCAGGTGCTCCCGCCCGATGTCGTTGTGGCGATAGACGATATAGGGCTGGTCGCCGAAGCCCATGCGCCGCATGTACTCCTCCGCCAAGCTGACAAACCGCTCCTCGCTCAAGCAATCCTTCGGGTCGGGATTGAGGGAGATGTGCAGGACGGGCTTCTCGGTCTTGCGGTTGGCTGTCAGGTAGTCGCCGAACGAGCGGGAAAGATGCCCTATCGTGTAGGGGTTATCGCCCTGCGGCTCGATAATCCGGCTGGTGAAAAGCACGTCGGCGTGCCGTTCGTCCACCTTCAACTGGTTGTAGGCAAGCACCCCGTACAGGCTGCTGCCGTGCGAAATCTTGGCTATCATCGGACGGGGTATTTGCTTTGGAACTCCTCCACCAGTGCGGAAATCCGCTTGCTGAGTTCCACCAGTTCGAGGGTGTGCCGCTCCAGCTTGTAGAGGAAAGCGAGGGCTTTCTTCTCCGAGAAATTGGATTTGAGCGCACGCACGCATTGGTTGTAGTTCGTGCCTATGGCACGGAACTGCGAGTGGAAAGTGGTCAGGCGCATGTAGAAATCCTGCGTCCCCTTATCCAGTTTAATGACCTTAATCTCCCTGCCAAAAAGTGCGGAAACGATAAACTCCGCCTTGGTCGCCTTGCCCGACTCGTCGAAAAGCGCGAGGAAACGGGCGTTGTCCCCGTCGTCCAGACGGAACACGTAGCGGTGGCGCATCTTGTCGGGCTTGGGCTTTCGCCCGTGGTTGCCCGCATACTTCTTCTGGTTGTCCATCATCCTGTAAAATTTTAAGTGAAACATGGTCTGAAAACGCCGTATGCCTACGGCTCTCCCCCGTGAGCAGCCCCCGACTCCGGAGGGGGATGCCACATCGAGGGGGCAAGGTGGTGGTGAGGCACGAAATTCATTTCGAGTGCCGCAGCACACAACTTGCCATTTTCGTTTGAAAATAAAATCCGTCCTGCCGGACAGATTGGGGATGCCCTTGCCTGCTGCGGAGTGCCGGGGCACTCCCTCGGGCGGTTGCCGCTCTTTTCCATTCTTACTCCATTTTGGTTTCCGCCTGCAAAGTAACAGTCCTTTTCCCGTCCGGACACCATACCCGGATGCGACAAACCTACGGGTGGAAAGACAATGCACGACACGCTGATAATCAAACGGATAAACTACCGGTATTTTGATATTCCTTTGCGCCGTGGAAGCGGTGAAACGACTGTCCGGATAGACAAGGAAACAGCCGGATAGCCGACCGGACGGACAGCCGAACGGCTGATTGTCTTGCCGGACAAACGGACGGACAACCGGATAACCAGCCGGATGATCGGCTAAACAGCCAAACGGCTAAATGACTAAACGGCTAAACGGTCAAACGGCTGAACAGCCGGACAAGCGGACAGCCGGATGATTGGATGGATGCCGGGCTGAATGTATGACCGGATGCCTGAACGAATGAACGGACGAATGAACGGCAGAGTGGCTGAAAAGCTGACCGATTGAGTGAACAGAGAAGCGGCTGCACGGGCAGCCGGATGAATAACCAACAGAATGACGATATGGACAGACAGACATTGAACGTGGCTTTCGCCACACAGAAAGGCGGCAGCGGCAAGACGGCTATCACGGTGCTGGTGGCGGGCTACCTGCACTACCGCTTGGGGTGTCCGTTAGCGGTGATCGACTGCGACTTCCCGCAGTACAGCCTGTACGAGATGCGGGAGCGGGACAGCCGGGCGGTACTGGAGAACGAACACCTGAAACGGGCGGCTTACGAACAGATGCGGCAGCCGGGGCGTGCCGCCTATCCGGTGCGCAAGTGCCGGGTGGAACAAGCCCCCGACACGGCAAGGGAGCTGGCGGCGGAAGGCTGCTACGACCTGCTCTTCTTCGACCTGCCGGGCACGGTGAACTCGGCGGGCATCCTGCGCACGATCGCACAGATGGACTACATCTTCGCCCCGGTGAGTGCGGACAAGGCGGTGCTGGAAAGCACGCTCTCCTTCCTCGACGTGCTGCAACGGATGATGCTGGGCAAGGAGACGAGCCGCCTGAAGGGGCTTTACCTTTTCTGGAACCAAGTCGACAAGCGGGAAACGAGCGGGCTGTACGAGAAGTACGGGCAGGTGGTCGCCGACATGGGGCTGCCGATGCTGCAAACCCGCATCCCCGACACGAAACGCTTCCGCAAGGAGGCGGACGGCACGGGACGGACGGTGTTCCGCTCCACGCTGCTGGCTCCCGACAGGCGGATGTTGGCAGGCAGCGGCATC containing:
- the mobC gene encoding conjugal transfer protein MobC, which produces MQNEDDLRGLAKVMEFMRAISILFVVINIYWFCYQSVREWGIDIGVVDRILLGFQRTAGLFSNILWTKLFAVLFLALSCLGTKGVKEQKITWRRIILCGVSGLLLFFGNGWLLTLPLPFPADTVLYIATLTAGYICLLMAGLWMSRLLKTDLLEDVFNVENESFMQETELKENEYSVNLRTRFWFRGRAYDGWINLVNPFRATMVLGTPGSGKSYAIINQYIKQTIEKGYSLFLYDFKYPDLSEIAYNHLLAHLDGYKVKPKFYVINFDNPRESHRCNPIHPDFMTDISDAYESAYTIMLNLNRTWISKQGDFFVESPIILLASIIWYLKIYKNGKYCTFPHAIEFLNRKYADIFPILTSYPELENYLSPFMDAWESSAVEQLQGQIASAKIPLSRMISPALYWVMTADDFTLDINNPEEPKVLVVGNNPDRQGIYGAALGLYNSRIVKLINKKKRLKSAVIIDELPTIYMRGLDNLIATARSNKVAVMLGFQDFSQLKRDYGDKESAVICNTVGNVFAGQVVAETAKTLSERFGKVLQKRQNMTINRNETSVSINTQMDSLIPASKISNLTQGMFVGAVADNFDERIEQKIFHAEIVVDNEQVRRETARYVKIPQIIDFTDKDGNDTMQQQIDANYYRIKSEVRQIVADEIGRIKADPELSHLIKDK
- a CDS encoding Imm21 family immunity protein, whose product is MNNWIATEGSPFVIVEQQYAHQWNGQEDYNAICSVTDYLGKIYIDNHVLLVMGDEPMATRIVNKDEAILIIRWKYAPDYLTVEKLLENDIVTGAEPIEEVEVKWDSTELVLFDSLSPYCEASVKVFLSLQKTSCIIKTYHYQKDEVSLIIHSIQ
- a CDS encoding DUF4304 domain-containing protein, with amino-acid sequence MDKEQFKSIVHPVMKANSFRRKGNSWYKTTAECIVVFNLQHSLYGKMFYINLAALLRKGDDLLFPKEYQCDIRMRFPIMEIEGYSTQMILDLESTIDEQLRSRLIENIINISIPILQKLESIDGIIELYGEKPELNNIYPFSSILYRKEMNNKLKAI
- a CDS encoding SMI1/KNR4 family protein encodes the protein MIEALKNIGFVVTERLERKELSSDLQNRYSELPADYQEFLQRFQTITNESDNVWFNSIEDFNGESDSGFRWNEFELMGLEALADDKESCDMIRLFWDSHIPILMSVKDGYQYLCIDLSPENYGKIYYGVEPEFEDSAEFVCDSFNHLLEMLSSNEKDDILTNFK
- a CDS encoding SMI1/KNR4 family protein, with product MSAFTEIMEYIQTFEKYGCKEYENGTKEYGHAPFIAPEAYNFCVFATLNEDDIVELERDLKREIPSQFRSFLMTDTNGLHLFHHFSLYGMRKSYNRDLNATPAPFGLLEPNIYEKPKNAKDTYFFIGGYRYDGSKLYIDSEDGKVHFCKRRDASSLLAWDSFEDMLLSESKRIFTLYDDRGRMLVPSEKTLPI
- a CDS encoding SMI1/KNR4 family protein, yielding MNMKIELENCEKSLTLKDFEEIESNLGYVLPKRLKEFYLKWNGGKPKQQTICINRYYEVEIMRFMALNTVEEKNLAQRSSDSNYINILIFAISWMGERIAVNITNGAIYGYPVVGFTEIEGAFVFGEPRLIADSTDDFFDNLVVKSALEDILPDAEECVMPELSDCSVPLTKEDIKDFEMELNIKIPAAMKNFYLKFNGGMPSPYCFQPQDEDLDWVEINAFFPIKERTNAFETIEVIAKDIWSKNLMPCNLLPFAMDSGGNYYTLNLKNKKIYYYLTDEWDENASKEYNFETNTRYIAQSFNYFINHFIEEEE
- a CDS encoding SEL1-like repeat protein, producing MKYFRFVCEIKAKSSEDVNKSRDCINEVGIYCAYLSRMYEYYFPATQTDNVVSITVCLIDNLQKTKYPTSCDMKVVSNVVNIDKFNQLTPKDKSFYIIDLCQQAIMSLVYEMQWNTEVFEHTYDKIISMGGLFREYWRKAKSSPNKQLKAQIYFEDDYEKDGIYIDFTDKRGKLIKRVQFAPKGYQIYCKGISELQWQDNSHVIIKRAFGHGFTKTSDYWMIGVDGSIEYHSPRVENTEINTHGLFDLGILYWEGKTIMQNPNKGLELIKKAADLNNKHAQKWLERNMKQRTDSEQKND